The Juglans regia cultivar Chandler chromosome 2, Walnut 2.0, whole genome shotgun sequence genome includes a window with the following:
- the LOC108994086 gene encoding mitochondrial carnitine/acylcarnitine carrier-like protein: protein MGDVAKDLAAGTVGGAAQLIVGHPFDTIKVKLQSQPAPLPGQTLKYAGAMDAVRQTVAAEGPRGLYKGMGAPLATVAAFNAVLFSVRGQMEALLRSQPGAPLTVNQQIICGAGAGVAVSVLACPTELIKCRLQAQSALADSSSASVTVKYGGPMDVARHVLRSEGGVRGLFKGLVPTMAREVPGNAAMFGVYEALKQFFAGGQDTSKLGRGSLIVAGGLAGASFWVSVYPTDVVKSVIQVDDYKNPKFSGSIDAFRKILASEGVKGLYKGFGPAMARSVPANAACFLAYEVTKSSLG from the exons ATGGGGGATGTCGCAAAGGATTTGGCTGCTGGGACTGTTGGAGGAGCAGCACAATTGATTGTCGGACATCCCTTTGACACCATTAAGGTCAAGCTCCAGAGCCAGCCTGCTCCACTTCCAGGCCAAACTCTCAAGTATGCAGGTGCAATGGATGCTGTCAGGCAAACAGTAGCTGCTGAAGGCCCTAGAGGTTTGTACAAGGGTATGGGGGCTCCACTGGCCACTGTGGCTGCCTTCAACGCTGTCCTCTTCAGTGTGAGGGGACAAATGGAGGCATTATTGCGATCTCAACCAGGTGCTCCCCTTACGGTTAATCAGCAAATCATCTGTGGGGCAGGGGCTGGAGTTGCCGTTTCTGTTTTAGCTTGCCCTACTGAATTGATCAAGTGCAG GTTGCAAGCCCAGAGTGCATTGGCAGATTCCAGTTCAGCCAGTGTGACAGTGAAGTATGGAGGGCCAATGGATGTAGCCAGGCACGTTCTCAGATCAGAAGGTGGTGTAAGAGGTCTCTTCAAAGGATTGGTTCCTACTATGGCACGTGAGGTTCCCGGAAATGCTGCTATGTTTGGTGTCTATGAAGCTCTGAAGCAGTTTTTTGCTGGTGGTCAAGACACTTCTAAGTTGGGAAGAGGCTCTTTGATTGTGGCTGGAGGTCTAGCTGGAGCTTCCTTCTGGGTGTCGGTCTACCCAACTGATGTTGTCAAGAGTGTAATTCAGGTAGATGATTACAAAAATCCTAAGTTCTCTGGCTCCATTGATGCTTTTAGAAAGATCCTGGCCTCAGAGGGTGTGAAAGGCCTGTACAAGGGCTTTGGACCTGCCATGGCCCGAAGTGTTCCTGCAAATGCTGCATGCTTCTTGGCATATGAGGTGACAAAATCAAGTTTGGGATAA
- the LOC108994021 gene encoding probable phosphopantothenoylcysteine decarboxylase isoform X1 — MFASKQVMACSEPVRAERIPIQVKVIPRKPRILLAASGSVAAIKFGKLCHCFSEWAEVRAVATQASLHFIDRVSLPKDVVLYTEEDEWFSWNRIGDNVLHIELRRWADIMVIAPLSANTLGKIAGGLCDNLLTCIVRAWDYSKPFFIAPSMNTMMWKNPFTERLLISIDELGISLIPPVTKRQACGDSGNGAMAEPADIYSTVRLFFESKIRQDGSNIQQLAL, encoded by the exons ATGTTCGCGAGTAAGCAG GTTATGGCATGCTCAGAACCTGTCCGTGCAGAAAGGATTCCAATACAAGTCAAAGTTATTCCCAGGAAGCCACGGATTCTACTTGCTGCTAGTGGAAGTGTGGCAGCCATAAAGTTTGGCAAGCTCTGCCATTGCTTTTCAGAATGGGCAGAAGTAAGAGCAGTTGCCACACAGGCATCTTTGCATTTCATAGATAGGGTGTCACTTCCCAAAGATGTAGTTCTATATACTGAAGAGGATGAATGGTTTAGTTGGAATAGAATTGGCGATAATGTGCTTCACATTGAGCTGCGACGATGGGCTGATATAATGGTTATTGCTCCATTGTCAGCCAACACACTTGGCAAG ATCGCTGGGGGATTGTGCGACAATTTACTAACATGCATTGTCCGAGCATGGGATTACAGCAAGCCATTCTTTATTGCACCTTCCATGAACACAATGATGTGGAAAAATCCTTTCACAGAACGACTTCTCATATCAATTGATGAACTTGGGATTTCTCTCATTCCGCCTGTCACTAAGAGGCAGGCATGTGGGGATTCTGGCAACGGTGCAATGGCTGAACCTGCCGATATCTACTCAACAGTAAGGCTTTTCTTCGAGTCAAAGATTCGACAGGATGGCAGTAATATTCAGCAACTAGCATTGTAA
- the LOC108994021 gene encoding probable phosphopantothenoylcysteine decarboxylase isoform X2, protein MACSEPVRAERIPIQVKVIPRKPRILLAASGSVAAIKFGKLCHCFSEWAEVRAVATQASLHFIDRVSLPKDVVLYTEEDEWFSWNRIGDNVLHIELRRWADIMVIAPLSANTLGKIAGGLCDNLLTCIVRAWDYSKPFFIAPSMNTMMWKNPFTERLLISIDELGISLIPPVTKRQACGDSGNGAMAEPADIYSTVRLFFESKIRQDGSNIQQLAL, encoded by the exons ATGGCATGCTCAGAACCTGTCCGTGCAGAAAGGATTCCAATACAAGTCAAAGTTATTCCCAGGAAGCCACGGATTCTACTTGCTGCTAGTGGAAGTGTGGCAGCCATAAAGTTTGGCAAGCTCTGCCATTGCTTTTCAGAATGGGCAGAAGTAAGAGCAGTTGCCACACAGGCATCTTTGCATTTCATAGATAGGGTGTCACTTCCCAAAGATGTAGTTCTATATACTGAAGAGGATGAATGGTTTAGTTGGAATAGAATTGGCGATAATGTGCTTCACATTGAGCTGCGACGATGGGCTGATATAATGGTTATTGCTCCATTGTCAGCCAACACACTTGGCAAG ATCGCTGGGGGATTGTGCGACAATTTACTAACATGCATTGTCCGAGCATGGGATTACAGCAAGCCATTCTTTATTGCACCTTCCATGAACACAATGATGTGGAAAAATCCTTTCACAGAACGACTTCTCATATCAATTGATGAACTTGGGATTTCTCTCATTCCGCCTGTCACTAAGAGGCAGGCATGTGGGGATTCTGGCAACGGTGCAATGGCTGAACCTGCCGATATCTACTCAACAGTAAGGCTTTTCTTCGAGTCAAAGATTCGACAGGATGGCAGTAATATTCAGCAACTAGCATTGTAA